One window of Nostoc sp. C052 genomic DNA carries:
- a CDS encoding tetratricopeptide repeat protein, producing MNMWLVVAFICFGWILSLCLHEFGHAIAAYWGGDTSVKDKGYLTLNPLKYTEPSLSLMMPLFFLLIGGIALPGGAVYINHSRLRDRKWKSAVSAAGPIANLILAYLLSLPFQLGWDSLAIENPNSVLFALITALTYIISLNIYVVLINLLPIPGLDGYGIIEPWLPKAIQQQINQVAKYGIWILIGLLWFARPFNQFLWNFTHTISEYLHLPENLTVFANAIFRENSRYLVIGLVLVLWIFRDQNQELQRQGDKLVSSRQYEQAIACYDKIIKNKPKNADAWYWRGYALYSLNKHDEAIASYDRVIKIQPNYVNAWYSRGYSLYFLQRYAEAVDSYQKALEIKSDDSKTWYYQGIALTDLGRDEEALAAYKQAIAIQLDFYQAWYKQGETLAKLQRYEEAIAAYDKVIEIRPEDSNTWWLRGQALAAQKNYQAALDSYNQAITIYSDFYGFWLDRGNVLYYLQQYEEAIASYEKVIELKSDNINAWNNKGGSLIKLQRYEEALIVYDLAIEIKSDNADCWYNKACCYALQNNVTLAIENLQQSIKLEANRLENAKTDPDFDTIREYERFQILIDEYS from the coding sequence ATGAATATGTGGCTAGTAGTAGCTTTTATCTGTTTTGGTTGGATATTGTCTTTATGTTTGCATGAGTTTGGTCATGCAATAGCAGCATATTGGGGTGGTGATACTTCTGTCAAAGATAAGGGGTATTTGACATTGAACCCACTCAAATATACCGAACCGAGTTTGAGTTTGATGATGCCGTTATTTTTTCTCCTCATTGGCGGTATTGCTCTACCTGGGGGAGCAGTTTATATTAATCACAGTCGATTACGCGATCGCAAATGGAAAAGTGCGGTTTCGGCTGCTGGCCCAATTGCCAATTTGATTCTAGCTTACCTGCTATCACTGCCTTTTCAATTGGGTTGGGATTCTTTAGCTATCGAAAATCCAAATTCAGTTTTATTTGCTTTGATTACTGCCCTAACTTATATAATTTCCCTAAATATCTATGTCGTTTTGATTAATTTATTACCTATTCCTGGCCTAGATGGTTATGGAATTATCGAACCGTGGCTGCCAAAAGCAATTCAACAGCAAATCAATCAGGTTGCTAAATATGGAATTTGGATATTGATTGGTTTGTTATGGTTTGCCAGACCTTTTAACCAGTTTTTATGGAATTTCACTCATACAATTAGCGAATATCTTCATCTCCCAGAAAATTTAACTGTTTTTGCGAATGCAATATTTAGAGAGAATTCGCGGTATTTAGTTATTGGATTAGTTTTAGTTTTATGGATATTTAGAGATCAAAACCAAGAGTTACAGAGACAAGGTGATAAATTAGTCTCATCGCGACAATATGAGCAGGCGATCGCTTGCTATGACAAAATAATTAAAAATAAACCCAAAAATGCTGATGCTTGGTATTGGCGAGGCTACGCGCTTTATTCTTTAAACAAACATGATGAAGCGATCGCCTCCTACGATCGAGTAATTAAGATTCAACCAAACTACGTTAATGCTTGGTATTCACGGGGTTATTCCCTTTATTTTTTGCAAAGATATGCAGAAGCAGTTGATTCATATCAAAAAGCTTTGGAAATCAAATCTGATGATTCAAAAACTTGGTACTATCAGGGCATTGCTCTTACAGATTTAGGACGCGATGAAGAAGCTTTAGCAGCATATAAACAAGCGATTGCCATTCAGTTAGATTTTTATCAAGCTTGGTATAAACAAGGCGAAACCTTGGCAAAATTACAGCGTTATGAAGAAGCGATCGCAGCCTACGATAAAGTAATAGAAATTAGACCAGAAGATAGCAATACTTGGTGGTTACGAGGACAAGCTTTAGCAGCACAGAAAAATTATCAAGCAGCCTTAGACTCATACAATCAAGCAATTACAATCTATTCTGACTTTTATGGTTTCTGGCTGGATCGTGGCAATGTCCTATATTATTTACAACAATATGAAGAGGCGATCGCCTCTTACGAAAAAGTTATTGAATTAAAGTCAGATAACATCAATGCTTGGAATAACAAAGGTGGCAGTTTGATAAAATTGCAACGTTATGAAGAGGCATTGATTGTCTACGATCTAGCAATTGAAATTAAATCTGACAATGCTGATTGCTGGTATAACAAAGCCTGTTGTTACGCACTACAAAACAACGTCACTCTAGCAATAGAAAACCTACAACAATCAATCAAACTTGAAGCAAATAGATTGGAAAATGCTAAAACCGATCCTGATTTTGATACGATTAGAGAATATGAGAGATTCCAAATTTTAATTGACGAATATAGTTAA
- a CDS encoding iron uptake porin, translating to MAKYLLASAGGVCFLWLIAGLSPVQALPNLEIENKNLTIYQDVESHEKVYLNKSNLANTISDELPISNESQKKLEVDSANNSLQAITPQSANSSQPSDKLAQVTSVSQLSDVQPTDWAFQALQSLVERYGCIAGYPNQTYRGNRAMTRYEFAAGLNACLDRINELIATATGDLVKKEDLATLQKLQEQFAAELATLRGRVDAVEARTAKLEANQFSTTTKLNGEAIIAGIGATGGAPNNSDSNIILVNRVRLNLTTSFTGKDSLITGLQAYNFLGGADGQGSLQQSLGLASPLLSASSARTSFEPQFPGINVNTLSGVGANSVQLYKLLYIFPVANKLTLFAGTAAETSDAFPAITPFYGEGQESISRFGNLNPVLRVSGGTSGTGLASAAGFIFNISPNLDLRALYGSVNANLPEKAASEAVPGVSTTPLGAGLFSGSSIIATQLTFKPSPALDIGLNYAHSYHEINILATGLVSSDIGALAGVATGTPLTLNSVGGTVTWRLSPKIALSGYGAAIFVDAASNSVNASTTFTSWMAGVHFRDLFKSGNTAGILFGQPLYRTDASGSAQLGENRATPYHLEGYYRMKVNDNISITPGAFILFNPEGDSRNETTTVGVLRTTFTF from the coding sequence ATGGCAAAATATCTATTAGCTTCTGCTGGGGGAGTGTGCTTTTTATGGTTAATTGCTGGTTTATCACCAGTACAAGCCCTGCCTAATTTAGAGATTGAAAATAAAAATCTAACAATTTATCAAGATGTTGAAAGCCATGAAAAAGTTTATTTAAACAAAAGCAATTTAGCCAATACTATTTCTGATGAATTACCGATATCTAATGAAAGCCAAAAAAAATTAGAGGTGGATTCTGCTAATAATTCTTTGCAGGCAATCACACCGCAATCTGCAAATTCATCTCAACCATCAGACAAACTTGCACAAGTAACATCCGTATCCCAATTGTCTGATGTACAGCCGACAGATTGGGCTTTTCAAGCACTCCAATCTTTAGTTGAGCGCTATGGTTGTATCGCAGGTTATCCCAATCAAACCTATCGCGGTAATCGGGCGATGACTCGCTATGAATTTGCTGCTGGCTTAAATGCTTGTTTAGACCGAATCAACGAACTGATTGCGACTGCAACTGGTGATTTGGTCAAGAAAGAAGATTTAGCCACGTTGCAGAAACTACAAGAACAATTTGCAGCGGAATTGGCAACATTGCGAGGTCGAGTAGATGCTGTAGAAGCTCGCACAGCAAAACTAGAAGCAAATCAGTTTTCTACTACTACAAAACTTAATGGTGAGGCAATTATTGCTGGGATTGGTGCTACTGGCGGCGCTCCCAATAACAGCGACTCGAACATCATCTTAGTCAATAGAGTGCGGTTAAATCTCACCACTAGCTTTACTGGTAAAGATTCATTAATTACTGGATTGCAAGCCTATAACTTTTTGGGTGGAGCCGATGGACAGGGTAGCTTACAACAAAGTTTAGGATTAGCTTCGCCGCTTTTAAGTGCAAGTAGCGCTCGTACCAGTTTTGAGCCGCAATTTCCGGGGATAAATGTCAATACTTTGTCGGGTGTTGGCGCAAACAGTGTTCAGCTTTACAAATTGCTGTATATTTTTCCCGTCGCTAATAAATTAACCTTGTTTGCGGGAACTGCGGCGGAAACATCAGATGCTTTCCCAGCAATTACGCCTTTTTATGGTGAAGGACAAGAATCAATTTCTCGTTTTGGCAACTTGAATCCTGTGCTACGGGTTTCTGGTGGAACTTCGGGTACTGGTTTAGCATCGGCGGCGGGATTTATTTTTAATATTTCGCCAAATTTGGATTTAAGAGCTTTATACGGCAGCGTAAATGCCAATTTACCCGAAAAAGCTGCTAGTGAGGCAGTACCAGGAGTTTCTACTACACCTTTGGGAGCAGGTTTATTTAGTGGTAGTAGTATTATTGCCACACAGTTAACCTTCAAGCCAAGTCCCGCTCTGGATATTGGTTTAAACTATGCCCACAGTTATCACGAAATCAATATTTTGGCTACAGGATTAGTTAGTAGTGATATCGGTGCTTTAGCAGGGGTTGCAACTGGAACACCGCTCACACTCAACTCTGTTGGCGGTACGGTAACATGGCGATTATCTCCCAAGATAGCCTTATCTGGTTACGGTGCAGCAATATTTGTTGATGCTGCTTCAAATAGCGTGAATGCTTCCACCACCTTTACAAGTTGGATGGCGGGAGTTCACTTCAGAGATTTATTCAAGTCAGGAAACACTGCTGGGATTCTTTTTGGTCAACCCCTTTACCGTACTGATGCTAGTGGTTCGGCTCAACTTGGTGAAAATCGGGCTACTCCTTACCATTTAGAAGGGTATTATCGCATGAAAGTCAACGATAATATCAGCATTACTCCTGGTGCTTTTATTCTGTTTAACCCAGAAGGTGACAGCAGAAACGAAACAACAACTGTAGGTGTACTTCGTACTACTTTTACGTTTTAA
- a CDS encoding Glu/Leu/Phe/Val dehydrogenase has product MISKSSLLAETASPAHICPFDQACSYLEAAAKELNLNQGLLEILSHPRKVVTVSIPVKLDDGEIQVLAGHRVQHSDVLGPYKGGIRFHPAVTLREVSALAMLMTWKCALLGIPYGGGKGGIAIDPKHYSVGELERISRRYISELIKDIGPSVDIPAPDMGTSAREMAWMMDTYSVNVGHAVPGVVTGKPLSIGGSLGREMATGRGTMIIVREALADRGKSLVGVRVAIQGFGNVGCAAAELLYEAGAKIIAVSTGAGGIFSEVGLDIPKLKVYAAENRKSIAGFPQSVPISNADLLTLPCDVLIPAALENQITEENVNQVQAQIVAEAANGPVTLEANLALEARGVTVLPDILANAGGVVVSYLEWVQGLSYVFWDEERVNREMEHLMVQAYRKVIHQSEVRQISLRLAAYTLGVGRVAQALTDRGLYP; this is encoded by the coding sequence ATGATTTCAAAATCCTCGCTGCTGGCGGAAACTGCTTCTCCGGCGCATATATGCCCATTTGACCAAGCCTGTAGCTACTTAGAAGCGGCAGCTAAAGAATTAAATTTAAATCAGGGTTTACTAGAAATTCTCAGCCACCCACGTAAAGTTGTCACAGTTTCCATACCTGTGAAACTAGATGATGGGGAAATACAAGTTCTCGCTGGACATCGGGTACAGCACTCTGATGTTTTAGGCCCATACAAGGGTGGAATTCGTTTCCATCCGGCTGTGACATTGCGCGAAGTATCCGCTCTAGCAATGCTGATGACCTGGAAATGTGCCTTGTTAGGTATTCCTTATGGTGGTGGTAAGGGTGGCATTGCTATAGATCCCAAACACTATAGCGTTGGCGAATTAGAAAGAATTAGCCGTCGTTATATCAGCGAGTTGATAAAAGATATTGGGCCTTCCGTAGATATTCCTGCGCCAGATATGGGTACTTCTGCCCGTGAAATGGCTTGGATGATGGACACTTACTCTGTAAATGTTGGTCATGCTGTACCAGGAGTTGTAACTGGGAAACCCCTTTCGATTGGTGGTTCTCTGGGAAGAGAAATGGCAACCGGACGTGGCACGATGATTATTGTCCGTGAGGCGTTAGCAGATCGAGGTAAATCCTTGGTAGGAGTGCGAGTAGCGATTCAGGGTTTCGGTAACGTCGGTTGTGCCGCAGCAGAATTACTATATGAAGCAGGCGCGAAAATTATCGCCGTTTCAACTGGCGCTGGGGGAATATTCTCTGAAGTTGGTCTTGATATTCCCAAGTTAAAAGTCTACGCCGCTGAAAATCGCAAGAGTATTGCGGGTTTCCCGCAATCTGTACCAATTAGCAATGCAGATTTATTAACTTTACCCTGTGATGTCTTAATACCAGCGGCTTTAGAAAACCAAATCACTGAAGAAAACGTTAATCAGGTACAGGCGCAAATTGTCGCAGAAGCAGCTAACGGCCCGGTTACTCTTGAGGCTAACTTGGCATTAGAGGCGCGGGGTGTGACAGTGCTACCGGATATTTTGGCGAATGCTGGCGGTGTAGTCGTGAGTTATTTAGAGTGGGTACAGGGTCTTTCTTATGTATTTTGGGATGAGGAGCGTGTCAACCGCGAAATGGAGCATTTGATGGTACAAGCCTACCGTAAGGTGATTCATCAGTCGGAGGTGCGCCAAATTTCCTTGAGGTTAGCAGCTTACACTTTAGGGGTGGGTAGAGTGGCTCAGGCGCTAACTGACAGGGGTCTTTATCCTTAA
- a CDS encoding HAD family hydrolase has translation MALEGVILDIDGTLVLSNDAHANTWVEAFAAYDLQVPFETIRPLMGMGGDQLIPKVVPELNGEEGTGKAIAQIRKKLLLDKYIPQITAANGSRKLILKMQESGLHLVVASSASSQELDIMLKIAQVDDLLTEVTTSDDAEASKPAPDIVEAALNKGQMTPDKVVMLGDSPYDIESAGKAGVAVIGLRCGGFSDEQLSGAIAIYNDPEDLLQHYDSSILGTNA, from the coding sequence ATGGCATTAGAAGGGGTGATTTTAGATATTGATGGAACACTAGTTTTAAGTAATGATGCTCATGCAAATACCTGGGTAGAGGCATTTGCAGCTTATGACTTGCAAGTGCCATTTGAAACAATTAGACCACTTATGGGCATGGGTGGAGATCAACTGATTCCCAAAGTAGTGCCAGAATTAAATGGTGAAGAAGGAACTGGCAAAGCGATCGCTCAAATACGCAAAAAACTATTACTTGACAAATATATACCACAAATCACTGCTGCTAATGGAAGCAGAAAATTAATATTAAAGATGCAGGAATCGGGATTGCATCTGGTTGTCGCTAGTTCAGCCAGTTCTCAAGAACTCGATATCATGCTCAAAATTGCCCAAGTAGATGATTTGCTCACGGAAGTAACTACATCCGATGATGCTGAAGCATCTAAACCTGCTCCTGACATTGTAGAAGCTGCCTTGAATAAAGGACAAATGACACCGGATAAAGTAGTGATGCTAGGAGATTCGCCTTACGATATTGAGTCTGCCGGCAAAGCAGGGGTAGCTGTGATTGGTTTGCGCTGCGGTGGCTTTAGCGATGAACAACTGTCGGGAGCGATCGCAATTTACAACGATCCAGAAGATTTGTTACAGCACTATGACTCTTCTATTCTGGGTACAAATGCTTAA